ACCATCTTCCAGTTGAGAAGTAAATTCATTTCACAAAATCTTATAGACCactatgtatttttatttatattaagtCAGTCTAAGTAGATAGACAAGATATTACGTCACCTTTATCGACATGTTCTAACTAAATctatcataaaaataataataaaacagaagaaaaaagagaagtaATGAGATAATGAACGAAAATGGGAGATATTTTCTCTTACTGTTAAGAGAATCTAAAGAAAATTGTCTTCTTATTGGTTTTCTTCattctattttaaatatataaaataaaaatatactttattatataataacgACGCTCTTAAATCCGTTATATTTGCTGTGTGACATTTATCAACAATACGAGATTTATCCTACTATGAAAAAccttaaataaaaagtattaatCCAGCTTTCGATATATACATGCATTCTTtaataaagtatatattttcacaaagtGTATAAGAATTTTAACATGTACACGTCTAGAGGGCAAGCTTCAACCACCGATTCAGGCGGCCGAGACGATGGTCCCGTCGAGGTTACTCTAGGATATTGCTGCGCTACCTACTTCTATAGCATTATTTTCATACTCGTTATCACTCTTATCTTTGGAGGTATGGTCCTTTTGTATCATCTTGTCCTAGGCAAATCTGCTTGTTACATAGAGCTCTTTGCTCACTCCGTCTCCGTCTCCGTCTCAAACGTCACAAACGCAGCAAACGTTTCAACCGCTGATTGGAGAACCGGTTTGGTTGCGAAGAGTCCAGTCACCAGATGTAAACTCTCTCTCCATACAGTCACGTCGCGTCTCCTTCGTGGCGACGAGGTTATCTCCCAGGTATCTCCGTCGCTGGATGATTTCGGGAGACTTGTTACCACCGAGAAGAATGATGAGCCGGTAACAATTGTCGACTTCAAACATGTGGTGACGTCGGGAGTTAACGGCAGCGTGGTTTGGGATTATCGTGTGGAGAGTGTCGTAGGGTTGAAGGCGAAATTTGCACATGGGTTCTTGTCGGTGATTTGCAGCGGTATTCCGGTGAAGTTTACTACGGATTCGGCGGGGAACGTGTTTGGTTCGTTGCTCGGAGGTATGCGACGATGTGGATATTCACTCCGGGATAACTTGAATTCGGTTTAGATATTGAGTCTCTCCGCGaactttgatatatttattGGCATTaggtttagtttattttctttatttctatttttagtttctaatttaaaacgtttttaattaaataaaatgggATTAAGCATGTGGTTAAACCGGGACCAAATGGCTGACACCGTACGTAGTCTTGCCTTCAATTAGATTCAGCGGGCTGATAGATAGAGGACCGCTGTGAAAAAATACATGTCTATTTTTGGTCTGCTATCACTTGTTCAAGTTAACAAACATGGAACCAAATCTGTCAATCTCAGCAACACTACCAACG
The window above is part of the Brassica napus cultivar Da-Ae chromosome C3, Da-Ae, whole genome shotgun sequence genome. Proteins encoded here:
- the LOC106383525 gene encoding uncharacterized protein LOC106383525, whose product is MYTSRGQASTTDSGGRDDGPVEVTLGYCCATYFYSIIFILVITLIFGGMVLLYHLVLGKSACYIELFAHSVSVSVSNVTNAANVSTADWRTGLVAKSPVTRCKLSLHTVTSRLLRGDEVISQVSPSLDDFGRLVTTEKNDEPVTIVDFKHVVTSGVNGSVVWDYRVESVVGLKAKFAHGFLSVICSGIPVKFTTDSAGNVFGSLLGGMRRCGYSLRDNLNSV